In the Agrococcus beijingensis genome, TGACCGCCGTCGACACCGGCTGGATCACCGATGAGCGCCCCCACTTCACGAAGGTGCGGCTGGCCGAGGAGGGCTTCCACGCGCCGCTCGACCTGGTCGACGGCGCCGCCCGCGTCTATGACCCGATCGTGCGCGGCGAGGCGGGCGAAGACCTGTTCGGCGTCTTCCTGAAGGACTACGCGCCGGGCTCGTGGTGAGCGCTTCGGCTGGTCGAGCAGCGGCCGCGGGCCGGGTCTCGAAGCCGTGACTCCGGCCGAGTTGCGCGCCCTCCCGCTCGGCACCCGCGTCGTCGTGCGCTACCGCCTGCACGGCGACGCGCATAAGGCGACGGATGCGCTGGGCGACCTGGTCGCGGTCGATGCGGCCACGTGCACGGTCGCCACGCGTCGCGGCGAGGTGCTGATCGCCATCGCCGACATCATCGCGGCGAAGCAGGTGCCGCCGCCCCCGGCGCCGCGCCCGCGCCCGCACCCGCACCCGCACCCGCGGGATTGATCTCAACGTGTGAGGTGTGCGTTCGGCGCACCTGGTGCGGCAACGCACCACCTCACACGTTGAGAACGTCAGCTCCAGGGAGCGCGGCGGTGCACGCCGCGCCGCACCAGGTCGAGCACGACCTCGCGCACGTACTCGGGCTGGAAGAGCACCTGCTCATAGGTGAAGCGCACCACCACGTAGCCGCGGCGCGTCAGCTCTGCGTCGCGGCGCCGATCCTTCGCCAGCTGCTCGGGCGAGGCGTGCCACGCCACCGAGTCGATCTCGACCACGAGCGAGCGACCGATCAGGAAGTCGACGAACTCGCCCTCCACCGGTGACGCCTGCTGCCGGAATGCGATGCGACAACGCCGGAGCATCGCGGCGAACTCCGACTCCGATCCGGAGCCCGCAGTTCCTGTCGCCCACGCCAGCCCGCGCGTGCGGCGACTCGGCAGCAGCTGCACCAGCTCAGCGAGGTCCTCGAGCGCGACGAGCTCCTTCGCGAGCGCCGTATCGGCGGCCGCCATCAGCTCGGTCTCGCTGATGCAGTGTGCCGCATTGGCCAGCGCGGCGATGGGTGCGTCGATGCCGAACCGCGGGCGTGACTCGTCGAGGCGGGACGGCGTCGCGTGCGCGACGACGCTGTCGTTCGCGCGAGTGCCGGCCGCTCGCACGCTGTGCGTGTTGCGCCGGATGCGCACGTGCAGCTTCTGGGGGCCGTGCGGCAGCCAGAGCTCGTGCTTGGCGAACGCCGTGACGCACGTCGCGACACCGCCGGCGCGCAGCGCCCGCGTCACCTCGTTCTGCAGACCGATCAGTGCGACCCAGCCGCGCAGCGGCGTCCAGATCTGCGAGCCCGACATCGCCTGCAGCTCCCCCTTCGAGACGACGTTGCGCGCCGCCTGCACGGTGCAGACCCCGCCCTCGCTCGCCAACCACTCCAGGAACTCCATGCGCGGAGGATGCCCGCCGGGGTGGTTGAGCCGGGACGGTCGGGCGCCGACCTGTGGAGAGTTCTCAACGTGTCAGGTGCGTGTTCGCCGCACAGGGTGCGCCGAACCGACACCTGACACGTTGAGATCAGGGCCGCGCGGGCGGGACTCGCACCTGGACGGCGGGCGGGGCGCCTGCTTGGCTGGCGCCGTGCAGCACGTCAGCTCAGCAGACGGCACGGCCATCGCCGTGCACCGCAGCGGGTCCGGCCGGCCCGTGGTGATCGTCGGCGGCGCGTTCTCGACGGCGCCCGACGGAGCCAGGCTCGCCGAGGCGATCGTCGCGCGCGGCTTCGAGGCGATCGCGTTCGACCGGCGGGCGCGCGGCGACAGCGGCGACACGAAGCCCTACGCGCCCGAGCGCGAAGCCGAGGATCTCACCGCCGTGATCGAGGCGGCAGGCGACAGCGCGATCGTGCTCGGCCACTCCTCCGGCGCGCTGCTCGCCCTGCTGGCCGCCGCGCACGGGGCGCCGATCGAGCACCTCTTCCTCTCCGAGCCGCCGATGCGGTTCGGCAAGGACGAGCCCGGCGACGACCTGCCGCAGCGCCTGCAGTCGCTCGTCGACGAGGGCCGCCCCGGCGAGGCGGTGACGCTGTTCCAGCTCGAGGGCGTCGGGCTGCCGCCCGCGATGGTCGAGCAGATCAAGGCATCGTCGCTGTTCGAGCACCTGACGACGCTCGCCCAGTCGACCGTGTACGACGCGACGATCGCGGCGGCCACCTCCAACCCCGACGCCCGGCTGCTCGGCATCGCGGTGCCGACGACGATCCTCGTGGGCGTCGAGACCATGCCCGTGCTCGAGCGGGCGGCGCCGATGCTGGCCGAGCGCATGCCCGCGGCCGAGCTCGTCAGGGTGCCCGAGTCGCGCAACCACGCGATCGATCCGCCCGCGACCGCCGCGATCATCGCCGAGCGCGTCGGCTGAGCGACCATGGGCACCGCGCTGCTCGACATGTCGATGTCGCTCGACGGCTACATCGCCGGCCCGGGCGACGCGCTCGAGCTGCCGGGCGGCGAGGGGTTCGCCCTGCACGACTGGTTCGGCGACCCGGATGCGCCTGCCGGCACCGAGGCAGACCTCCGCCAGTTCGCAGAGATCACGCAGGCGGGTGCGGTCCTCTCGGGCCGCCGCACGGCGCAGCAGACCGGCCACTGGGGCGGTGACCATCACGCCATGGGGGTGCCGATCTTCGTGGTGAGCCGAAGCGCGCCGCCGTCGGAGGTCGCCGACATGCCGCTGGTGCACTACGTGCGCGATGTCGTCGAGGCGATCGGGCAGGCGAAGGAGGCCGCCGGCGACCGGCACGTGCACATGATCGGCGCCGGCTGGGTGCCGGCCGCGATCGACGCCGGAGCGATCGACGAGATCCGCATCCACCACGTGCCACTCCTCATGGGTGGCGGGCGGCGGCTCTTCGACGTGCTGGCTCGGCCCGTGGCGCTCGAGATCCTGCAGGTCGACGCGGCGCCGAAGGCGACGCACATCCGCTACCGGGTGGTGCGCTGAGCCGCGCCGTGCCCGCTATCGTGACGCAGCGCATCCTGCGCCCGCGAGCGCAGCCGCGCGGCGCCGACTACCCGATCGTGATGCGCGGGCGGTGGGTGCGGCGCCAGATCACCAGCTCGGCGACCGCCAGGTTGATGAGCCAGCCGGCGGTCATCGCGACGGCCCGCGAGGTCTCGTCGGCGGAGCCGTAGATGATCGAGCCGGGGATCAGCGCGAAGGCCTGCGTGCCGGCGGCGACGCCGAGGGCGTAGGCGCGGGTCATCCAGGCGCCGTGGGCCACATAGCGCCGCTGCATCAATGCTCGCACCGCGAGCACCAGCGCGACCACCATGTACGTGCCGAACGCCCAGCGGATCACGAGCAGCGCCGGCCCGTCGCCGGGCGGCAGCTCGGTGGCGGTCGCCATCCAGAGCGCCGAGAGCGCCACGGCGAAGCCCGCCGGGATCAGCACGCGCCCCGCCATGCGATGCCAGCTGCCCCGCCCGCGCCGCAGCGAGGGGATGAACTGGAACGCCCCGAGCATGCCGAACACGACGCCGCCGACGATGTGCACGACCACCGGCACCGGGAAGTCGGTGAAGCGGGTCGCCTCGGGCATGATCGCTGGGCCGCCGAAGAGCTGGGTGATGCGCAGCGAGCCGGTGGTGATCGGGATGCTCACCAGCAGGATCAGCCCGACCGGCACCAGCCAGATCGCGCCCGACTGTGCGCGCGCTCGCGTGACGCTCATGCTCATCGTCTCCTCGCCCAGGCCGCGCGGCGCCGAACGCGCCCGTCGCGGGCCTGCACGGCAGGTCTACTCCGGTGCGGCCCGTGGCGACAGCCGGGTTTCCCCCGCACGCCCGATCGCGCCGCCGAGGCCGGTGTCAAGGCAGTCACGCGACCACGCGGCCGCACCGCCGACCGCAGGATACGATCGGAAGCCCGTCTGACTGGAGACCGCTGTGCTCACCGCGCCCCGCACCCACGCCGAGGATCTGGCCGACTTCGTCGAGGCCTCCCCCTCGAGCTACCACGCGGCGGCCGAGGTGGCCCGCCGCCTCGAGGGCGCCGGCTTCACGGCACTGCATGAGGCGGATGCGTGGCCCGAGCAGGCGGGCAGGTACCTGGTGGTGCGCGACGGCGCCGCGATCGCCTGGGTCGTGCCGCCGACCGCCACCGCCACCACGCCGGTGCGCGTGTTCGGCGCCCACACCGACTCCCCCGGATTCAAGCTCAAGCCGCAGCCGACCACCGGCCGGCTCGGCTGGCTGCAGGCGGGCGTCGAGGTCTACGGCGGGCCGCTGCTGAACTCGTGGCTCGACCGCGAGCTGCGCCTCGCCGGCCGGCTCGTGCTCGACGACGGCACCGAGGTGCTCGCCGACTCCGGCCCGCTGCTGCGCCTGCCGCAGCTCGCGATCCACCTCGACCGCACCGCCAACGAGGGGCTCACGCTCGACCGCCAGGCGCACACGCAGCCGGTGTGGGGGCTTGGCGCACCCGAGTCGGCCGATCTGCTCGCCGAGCTGGCCGCATCCGCCACCGACTCCGACGGCGGCAGCGCGCCGGTCGATGCCGCGCGCATCCGCGGCTACGACCTGACCACCGCCGACGCCGCGCGCGGCACGGTGTTCGGCAAGGACGACGCGTTCTTCGCCGCCGGACGCCTCGACGACCTCGCGAGCGTGCACGCGGGCGTCGTCGCGATGGCCGCGTTGGGCGCAGGGTCCGAGGGCCACGACTTCGAGGGCGACCACATCCCCGTGCTGGCCGTGTTCGACCACGAGGAGATCGGCTCGGAGACCCGCTCGGGCGCCGCAGGCCCGTTCCTCGAGGACGTGCTCGAGCGCATCGGCCTCGCCCTCGGCGCCGACCGGGCAGAGCGGATGCGTGCGCTCGCGTCATCGTGGTGCGTCTCGAGCGACGTCGGTCACTCGGTGCACCCGAACTACGCCGAGAAGCACGACCCGGTCGTGCGGCCGCTGCTCGGCGCCGGACCGATCCTGAAGATCAACGCCAACCAGCGCTACGCCACCGACGGCGTCGGCGCCGCCGCGTGGAGCGCGTGGTGCGAGGCGGCCGGCGTGCGCAGCCAGGAGTTCGTCTCGAACAACGCGGTGCCGTGCGGCTCGACGATCGGGCCGATCACGGCGACGCGGCTCGGCATCCGCACGGTCGACGTGGGCATCCCGATCCTGTCGATGCACTCGGCGCGCGAGCTGGCGGGCGTCAGCGATCTGTTCGACCTGTCGCGCGTCGCGGAGGCCTTCTTCCGCGGCTGACGTCAGCCCGCCCCCGGCGGCCCGTCGAGCACCGTCGGCACGTACTCCAGCAGCTGCAGCCCGCCCTCGAAGGTGCGCGACTGCACGAGCTCGAGCCGCACGTCCGGGTAGCCCTCGAAGATGCCGTCCTGGCCGGTGGCTCCGGTGATCACCGGGAACACCACGAGCCGCAAGCGGTCGACGAGTCCCGCTTCGAGCAGCGATCGGCAGAGCGAGATGCTGCCGAGCGTGCGCAGCGGCCGATCGCCCGACTGCTTCATCGCGCGCACCGCCTCGACCGCATCCGTCGTCACGAGCTTCGAGTTCGGCCACTCCAGCGGCTCGCTGAGCGTCGACGAGAACACCACCTTCGGCATCGCGCTCAGCTCGTCGACGCCCTCCTCGCCCGACTGCGCGAACGCCCACATGAGGCGGTAGGTGCTCGCGCCCATCAGGATCGGATGGTCGATCTCGGGCAGCTCGCCGAGCCACCGCAGGTACTCGTCGCTCTGCATGCCCCACCAGCCGGGCCAGCCCTCGGCGGCGCCGTAGCCGTCGAGCGAGCAGATGAAGTCGACGGTCAGCGGCTGCATGCGCGCTCCTCTCGACGCCCGGGCGGCGCCGGTGCCGGCGCGCTCCGGTCGCCCCCGAAAATAAGACGGGCGGATGCGGTGCGCAAGCCCCCGACGTCGGCCCGGCGTCGCGCGCGCCCCGCTGAGCGAAGCGCTGAGCGATCCGCCGACCGAGAGGCAGCGCGGCGCCCGGCAGGTAGCCGCAGGCCGCTACCGCTCGGGCGGACGGCTACCGCTCGGCGAAGTCGCGGCCGGCGATCAGCTGCCGGCGGCCGCGAGCTCCTGCCGACGCACGATCTCGTTGATCCAGGCGGGGGCGAAGGGCGACGTGCAGTTGGGCGGCGTCGGGTAGTCCTTCAGCACCTCGAGCCGCTCGCCGATCGCGAGCGCGCGGGCGCGCAGCGCCGGATGCGAGATGCCGATCTGCGCGAGGCAGTGGTTCATCGCCCACTGCTTGCGCTCCGGCGCATCCACCAGCTCGGCCTCGATCAGGTCGAGCAGGCCTGGCAGGTCGAGCCCGTCGGGCCGCTTCGCGACCCTGTCGATCGTGAGCGCCCATCCGGCACTGGCGACCACCGCATCCGCGTCGTCGAACCAGCGCAGGCGCAGCGCCTCGGCGTGCGGCGACTTCTTCACCACGTAGTTGACGAGCCAGTCGTGCACCTTCGGCGCGCGCGACTCGCGGAGCATCGCGTCGAGCTCGGCCTCCGAGAACGCCTTCGGCCGGCAGATGAGCAGCGCGAGCAGTCGCGCGGCCGTCTCGTCGGTCGCCCACAGCTCGAGCGCCAGCTCGTGCTGCGCCTTCAGCCGCTTCGCGATGGCGCGCAGCTTGCCGAGGTTGACGCCGTGGTCGTCGCCGTTGCGCTCGTTCACCTCGCGCGCTCGGGGATCGTCGAGCGCGGCCAGCTCGGCCAGCAGCTCGGGCACCGTGTCGGTCATCCCGATCACCTCCATGCTCAGCCTACGAGTCGCTGCTCAATTTCTTCTCGGGCCGGCGCTCCAGTCCGTCGAGCGCATGCGCGATGCGGTCCGCGTCCGGCAAGGCTGCCTGCTCAGCGGCGGGCAGTGTGTCGTAGGTGTAGGACGACACCGCGAGCGCACCCGACGCAGAGCTCAAGGAGTATCGGACTACCGCTTCGTTCTTGTCAGAGCACAGGAGGATGCCCACGGTCGGCGCGTGCTGGGGAAGTCGCATGAGGTCGTCGACCACCGCCACATAGAAGCCGAGTTGACCGATGTACTCCGGTTTGAACCTGCCCGCCTTCAGCTCGAACACCACGTACCGGAGCTGCTCGGTGTGGAAGAAGATCAGATCGACATAGAAGTCGTCGCCATCGATCTCCAGGTGCTTCTGCCGGTCGACGAAAGCCCATCCCGGCCCCAACTCGCGGAGCACCTCGACGAGCCGATCCATCATCGCTTGCTCGAGCTCGCGTTCCGCGGCGTCTGCTCGTAGTCCGAGGAAGTCGAAGACGTAGGGATCCTTGGAGAGCGCTTGGGCGAGCCGAGCGTCGGGCGCGTCGAGGTGGTCAGCGAAGCTGCTGGGCGCTGCGCCCACCCGCTGCTTCAGCTGACCCATGATGCTGTGCTCGAGCACAGCACGCGACCAGCCCTCCTCGGCCGCACGTGCCGCATACCAATCGCGCTCGTCCCGAGAGTCGAGCTTGCCCAGCAGCAGAGTGATGTGGCCCCATGGAAGTTGTGCAACAGGCTGTTGCACAATCGAGGAGCCATCGCTCCACTCCGCGGCGAAGCCGCGCATGTACATAAGGTTGCGGCGTGACAGGCCCGTCATCTCAGGAAACTCACGTCGCAGATCGTGAGCCAGCCGGTCCACGACCTTGGCGCCCCACCCGGCGGCTTCCTGCTGATCCAGGATCGTGCGGCCGATGTGCCAGTACAGACTGATCAGCTCGGCGTTCACCGAACGGCGGGCACGCATCTGCGCAGAGCGCACCCTGCGCTTGAGATCCGCCAATACCTTGTCGTACCGCGGAGGAAGCTCGACGGTGCTCATGGCTGGAAGCTAGCGCCGGCCACCGACATGCGGGAGCGCGACGCCGGTCGCATGGGGACGCGCCCTCACTCGTCGCCCAGCTGCCCCGTCATCCGATCCCGCATCGAGACCGACGCGTCGTTCAGCCCCACGAGCGACACCGCCTTCCCGAGCCGCGCGTACTTCGTCTCGATGGCGTCGAGGGCGGCGACGGTCGAGGCGTCCCAGATGTGCGAGCGCGACAGGTCGATCACGACCGACGAAGGGTCGTCGGCATACGCGAACTGGGTCGTCAGGTCGTTCGACGAGGCGAAGAACAGCTCGCCCTCCACGCTGTAGTGCGCCACCCCATCCGCCACCGAACGGCGCACCGACTGGAAGTGCGCCACCCGCCGCGCGAACAGCACCATCGCCACCACCGTGCCGACGATCACGCCGATCGCGAGGTTGTGCGTGATCACGACGACCACGACGGTCGCGACCATCACGAGCGTCTCAGAGAGCGGCATCCGCTTGAGCGTCGAGGGGCGGATGCTGTGCCAGTCGAACGTCGACACGACCACCATGATCATCACGGCCACGAGCGCCGCCATGGGGATGAGCGCCACGACGTCGCCGAGCACCACGACCAGCAGCAGCACGAAGACGCCGGCGAGGAAGGTGGAGACGCGCGAGCGGGCACCCGAGACCTTCACGTTGATCATCGTCTGGCCGATGACGGCGCAGCCGCCCATGCCGCCGAGGAGGCCCGAGGCGAGGTTGGCGACGCCCTGGCCCCACGACTCGCGGGTCTTGTTCGAGCGGGTGTCGGTGATGTCGTCGACGAGCTTCGCGGTGAGCAGCGACTCCATGAGGCCGACGAGCGCCATCGCGAAGGCGGTCGGGCCGATGATGCCGAGCGTCTCGAGCGTGAGCGGCACCTGCGGCACGAAGAGCTCGGGCAGCGAGCGCGGCAGGGCGCCCTGGTCGCCGACGTTCGGCACATCCCAGGCGAACACGAGCACGGCGGCGGTGAGCAGCACGACCGCGATGAGCGCCGCCGGCACGACCTGCTGCACCCGCGGCAGCAGCACGATCACCAGCACGCCGACCGCGACCAGCGGGTAGACGAGCCACGGCACCCCGAAGAGGTGCGGCAGCTGCGCGAGCAGCACCAGGATCGCGAGCGCGTTCACGAACCCGACCATCACGCTGCGCGGGATGAACCGCATCAGCCGCGCGACGCCCGCGAGCGCCAGCACGATCTGCATGACGCCGGCGAGCAGCACCGTGGCGATCAAGTAGTCGAACCCGTGCTCGCGCATGATCGGCGCGATCACCAGCGCGACGGCGCCGGTGGCGGCCGAGATCATCGCGGGCCGCCCGCCGACGAGCGCGATCGTGACGGCCATCACGAAGCTCGAGAACAGCCCCACGGCCGGGTCGACGCCGGCGATGATCGAGAACGAGATCGCCTCGGGAATGAGGGCGAGCGCCACCACGAGCCCGGCGAGCGCCTCGCGCGTGAGCAGCCTCGGGCTCTTCAGCACGGCGACGACGGATGGGTCGTCGCGGTACCGCTCACGCGGCGGGGCGGCGTCGATGGCCATGGGACTCCTCTGGGCCGCGGCGGGCGGCGTGGAAGGGGGAGAGCGCATCCGCCCTCCCCCGATCCTGTCAGCCGACCGGTGCCGGCTCGAACTCGACCTCGCCCGCCGACCGCGCCCGCCGCAGGTTGCGGCGCACGATCGGCCAGAAGATCGCCAGCGCGCCAGCGGCGATGAAGCTCGTGAGCACCTGGGCGCGACCGCCCTCGGTGCCGAGCATGATCACGACGATGCCGATGGCAGCGGCGATGAGCACGATGTTCAGCACCGGGAAGAGCCACACCTTGAGCTTCAGGTCGGCCTGCTCCTCGGGCGTCATCTTCACGCGCAGGCGCCACTGGGTGACGGCGATGAAGACGAAGACGAAGAGGGCCACGAGGCCGGTGGAGTTCATGATGAACTCGTAGATGCCCGAGCTCGGCGCGATGAAGTTGACGAGCGTGGCGACGAGTCCGCCGGCGGTCGAGGCGAGCACGGCCGCGACCGGCACGCCGCGCTTCGAGCGCTTCGACATGATCGCGGGGGCGAGCTTCTGCTCCGACAGGGCCGCGAACATCCGCGATGCCGAGTAGGTGCCCGAGTTCAGCACCGAGATGACCGCGGTGAAGATGACGAGGGTCATGATCTCCTCGGCGAACGGGATGCCGAGGAGGCCGAACACGTAGGCGAACGGCGGGATCTCGTCGGGCGTGGGCAGCTGGTCCCACGGCACGACCATGACGATCACGAGCACCGCGCCGACGTAGAAGAGCATCACGCGCCAGATGACGGTGTTCGCCGCCTGGCGGATGCCCTTGGCCGGGTCCTCCGACTCGGCGGCGGCCATGACGGCGATCTCGGCGCCGAAGTAGGCGAAGAGCACGAGCGCGATCGATGAGACGACCACGCCGAAGCCGTTGGGCATGAAGCCGCCGTGCTGCCAGAGGTTGGCGACCGACAGGGTCGAGTCGGGCCAGAGGCCGAACGCGAACAGCAGACCGGCGCCGAGGAAGACGACGATCGCGACGACCTTGATGCTCGCGAGCCAGAACTCCGTCTCGCCGAACGCGCGCAGCGAGATCAGGTTGGTCGTGACGAAGATCGCGAGGAGGATCAGCGAGCCGGCCCAGGCGGGCAGCGCCGGGAACCAGGCGTTCAGCATGCCGCCGCCGACGACCGCCTCGTAGGCGATGACGCCGACCCAGAAGTACCAGTAGAGCCAGCCGACGATGTAGGCGGCCCAGTCGCCGAGGCCGACGCGGGCGTACTCCATGAACGAGCCGACGGCCGGGCGCACGGCGGCCATCTCGCCGAGCATGCGCATGGCGAGGAAGACGATGAGGCCGCCGCCGAGGTACGACAGGATCGACGCGGGGCCGGCGGCGAGGATCACGTTCGCCGAGCCGACGAACAGGCTCGCGCCGATGATGCCGCCGAGGGCGATCATCGTGACGTGGCGCGACTTGAGCTTCTTGCTCGTGGGGCCGTCGTCGACGGCGATGGCGGATGCGTCCGCCGGCGAGGCGAGCACGTCGCGTTCCGCGATCGGCTGCGGGTTGGAGTGGGAGTCAGTGGCCACGGAGGCGCCTTCCTGGTCGGTTCGCGCGCCGGCCCGAGAGCCGAAACACCGTCCTACTGTACTTATCTGACTTCGCGCGCCGCGCATCCGCCCTGTCGTGCCTGCGAAGGCGGCAGTGGCACCGGCGCTCTGTTACCGCCCGTGACACGGCCGAGCGCGGCCGTCGATGCCCGCTCGCTACCTGTGCCGCACAGCATGCAGAGCGGATGAGAGACCTGGCTCGTCGACGTCGCAGCAACCCGCGCAACCGCACGGGTGCTCCGGCCAGGACCGATGGAGAACCCGAATCGGCGACTGGCCCCGGCCGGCATCGACCGAGCCCGCCGGACATGCCCTAGGCATGCCCGGCAGCGGCGATCCTCGGTGCCACCGAGAGGACCACCGACGACCACGACAGAGCTCGCCCCGCCGCCCGGCGATCCGGCACCGCCGCGGCAGCCGCGCGTCGCGGGCTCGCTGCTCGGCAAGCGCCGGGTGCTCGCCTCCGCCTTCGTCGGCACCACCATCGAGTGGTACGACTTCTTCCTCTACGGCACCGCGTCCGCCCTGATCTTCAGCACCCAGTTCTTCCCCCAGGCGAGCCCGCTGGCCGGTACGGTCGCGTCGTTCGCGACGCTGGCGGTCGGCATCGTGGTGCGGCCGCTCGGCGGCATCATCGCCGGCCACCTGGGCGACCGCATCGGCCGCAAGTCGCTGCTGGTCGCCTCCCTGCTGCTCATGGGGTGGCGACGACGATCATCGGCCTGCTGCCCAAGTTCGCCCAGATCGGCTGGTGGGCGGTCGTCGGGCTGATCGTGCTGCGGCTGTTGCAGGGTCTCTCGGCCGGCGCCGAGCGGGGCGGCTCGGCGCTGCTGAGCGTCGAGCACTCCCCCGCCCGCCACCGCGGACTCTTCCGCTCGTTCACGCAGGTGGGCTCCTCGGCCGGCATGCTGCTGGCCACCGGCGCCTTCTTCCTCGTGCAGCACCTGCTGACCGCTGAGCAGTTCGCGGACTTCGGCTGGCGGATCCCGTTCCTCGCCTCGGCCGCGCTCGTCGTGGTGGGCCTGTGGATCCGGCTGGGCGTCGAGGACACCGCCGAGTTCACCGACCACCGCGCCACCGGCGCCGTGCCGCGCGCGCCGCTCGCGGTGCTGCTGCGCCACCACTGGCGGCCGGTGCTGGTGACGATCGGCCTGCGCCTGGGGCAGAACGCGGCGGAGGGTCTCGATCGCCGGCTACGCCGCGACCGGCGTCTTCGGCTGGGTGAGTTCGCGTTCCTCGACGCCGGACCGCTCTCGCTGCTGCCGCTGCTGCTCATCGTCGGCATCAACCTCGCGCATGAGTCCGTGTACGGCCCGCAGCCGGCGTGGTTCGCCGAGCAGTTCCCCGTGCACGTGCGCTACTCGGGCGTCAGCTTCGGCTACCAGGTCGGCTCGGTGCTCGGCGGCGGCCTCATGCCGATGATCGCCGCGCTGCTGCTCGCCGCCGGCGGCGGCACGCCGTGGTTGATCGCCGGCTGCCTGTCGGTGCTCGCCGCATCTCCATCGTCGCGGCCCTGCTCGCCAAGGATCCCGCGCGCGACCGTCGCGGCACCGAGCTGGGCGACCTGCATGACGCGACCCGGCCCATCCGCCCCGATGCCGAGCCGGCCGACGCCGCGCTCGTCACCGTCGCCGCCACCAACGCCAACGCCACCGCCAACGAGAGGACCACCCGATGACCCGCCCCTGCTGCTGAGCGCCTTTGACATGCTCGTGCCCGCGCACCAGTCCTCCGGGCTTTGGCGCCACCCGGAGTCGCAGGCGACCCGCTTCGATCGGCTCGACTACTGGACGACACTCGCGCGCACGCTCGAGGAGGGCGGCTTCTTGTCGCTGTTCCTCGCCGACATCCCGGGCGTCTACGACGTAGACGGCGACGGCATCGAGGCGGCCGCGCGCGGCGGCGTGCAGTACCCGGTGCTCGACCCGCTGGTGGCGGTGCCCGCGATGGCGGCCGTCACCGAGCGGCTCGGCTTCGGCGTGACGGCCTCCGTGACCTACGAGTCGCCCTACCTGCTGGCGCGCACGCTCACGACGCTCGACCACTTCACCGGCGGGCGGGTGGCATGGAACACCGTCACCTCCTATCACGATTCGGCGGCGCGCAACCTCGGCTACGAGCGGCAGCTGCCGCACGACCTGCGCTACGACCGCGCCGACGAGTACATGGAGGTCATGTACAAGCTGTTCGACGGCTCGTTCGAGCCGGGCGCGGTTGTGGACGACAAGGCGGCCGGCGTCTACCTCGACCCCGAGCGCGTGCACCCGGTGGAGCATGCCGGCGAGTGGTTCCAGGTGCCGGGCTACGCCCTCGCGCACCCGGGGCCGCAGGGAACGCCGTTCCTC is a window encoding:
- a CDS encoding endonuclease domain-containing protein encodes the protein MEFLEWLASEGGVCTVQAARNVVSKGELQAMSGSQIWTPLRGWVALIGLQNEVTRALRAGGVATCVTAFAKHELWLPHGPQKLHVRIRRNTHSVRAAGTRANDSVVAHATPSRLDESRPRFGIDAPIAALANAAHCISETELMAAADTALAKELVALEDLAELVQLLPSRRTRGLAWATGTAGSGSESEFAAMLRRCRIAFRQQASPVEGEFVDFLIGRSLVVEIDSVAWHASPEQLAKDRRRDAELTRRGYVVVRFTYEQVLFQPEYVREVVLDLVRRGVHRRAPWS
- a CDS encoding alpha/beta fold hydrolase — its product is MQHVSSADGTAIAVHRSGSGRPVVIVGGAFSTAPDGARLAEAIVARGFEAIAFDRRARGDSGDTKPYAPEREAEDLTAVIEAAGDSAIVLGHSSGALLALLAAAHGAPIEHLFLSEPPMRFGKDEPGDDLPQRLQSLVDEGRPGEAVTLFQLEGVGLPPAMVEQIKASSLFEHLTTLAQSTVYDATIAAATSNPDARLLGIAVPTTILVGVETMPVLERAAPMLAERMPAAELVRVPESRNHAIDPPATAAIIAERVG
- a CDS encoding dihydrofolate reductase family protein — its product is MGTALLDMSMSLDGYIAGPGDALELPGGEGFALHDWFGDPDAPAGTEADLRQFAEITQAGAVLSGRRTAQQTGHWGGDHHAMGVPIFVVSRSAPPSEVADMPLVHYVRDVVEAIGQAKEAAGDRHVHMIGAGWVPAAIDAGAIDEIRIHHVPLLMGGGRRLFDVLARPVALEILQVDAAPKATHIRYRVVR
- a CDS encoding DUF2306 domain-containing protein, which gives rise to MSVTRARAQSGAIWLVPVGLILLVSIPITTGSLRITQLFGGPAIMPEATRFTDFPVPVVVHIVGGVVFGMLGAFQFIPSLRRGRGSWHRMAGRVLIPAGFAVALSALWMATATELPPGDGPALLVIRWAFGTYMVVALVLAVRALMQRRYVAHGAWMTRAYALGVAAGTQAFALIPGSIIYGSADETSRAVAMTAGWLINLAVAELVIWRRTHRPRITIG
- a CDS encoding M18 family aminopeptidase; protein product: MLTAPRTHAEDLADFVEASPSSYHAAAEVARRLEGAGFTALHEADAWPEQAGRYLVVRDGAAIAWVVPPTATATTPVRVFGAHTDSPGFKLKPQPTTGRLGWLQAGVEVYGGPLLNSWLDRELRLAGRLVLDDGTEVLADSGPLLRLPQLAIHLDRTANEGLTLDRQAHTQPVWGLGAPESADLLAELAASATDSDGGSAPVDAARIRGYDLTTADAARGTVFGKDDAFFAAGRLDDLASVHAGVVAMAALGAGSEGHDFEGDHIPVLAVFDHEEIGSETRSGAAGPFLEDVLERIGLALGADRAERMRALASSWCVSSDVGHSVHPNYAEKHDPVVRPLLGAGPILKINANQRYATDGVGAAAWSAWCEAAGVRSQEFVSNNAVPCGSTIGPITATRLGIRTVDVGIPILSMHSARELAGVSDLFDLSRVAEAFFRG
- a CDS encoding dihydrofolate reductase family protein, with protein sequence MQPLTVDFICSLDGYGAAEGWPGWWGMQSDEYLRWLGELPEIDHPILMGASTYRLMWAFAQSGEEGVDELSAMPKVVFSSTLSEPLEWPNSKLVTTDAVEAVRAMKQSGDRPLRTLGSISLCRSLLEAGLVDRLRLVVFPVITGATGQDGIFEGYPDVRLELVQSRTFEGGLQLLEYVPTVLDGPPGAG
- a CDS encoding DNA alkylation repair protein — encoded protein: MEVIGMTDTVPELLAELAALDDPRAREVNERNGDDHGVNLGKLRAIAKRLKAQHELALELWATDETAARLLALLICRPKAFSEAELDAMLRESRAPKVHDWLVNYVVKKSPHAEALRLRWFDDADAVVASAGWALTIDRVAKRPDGLDLPGLLDLIEAELVDAPERKQWAMNHCLAQIGISHPALRARALAIGERLEVLKDYPTPPNCTSPFAPAWINEIVRRQELAAAGS
- a CDS encoding PDDEXK nuclease domain-containing protein encodes the protein MSTVELPPRYDKVLADLKRRVRSAQMRARRSVNAELISLYWHIGRTILDQQEAAGWGAKVVDRLAHDLRREFPEMTGLSRRNLMYMRGFAAEWSDGSSIVQQPVAQLPWGHITLLLGKLDSRDERDWYAARAAEEGWSRAVLEHSIMGQLKQRVGAAPSSFADHLDAPDARLAQALSKDPYVFDFLGLRADAAERELEQAMMDRLVEVLRELGPGWAFVDRQKHLEIDGDDFYVDLIFFHTEQLRYVVFELKAGRFKPEYIGQLGFYVAVVDDLMRLPQHAPTVGILLCSDKNEAVVRYSLSSASGALAVSSYTYDTLPAAEQAALPDADRIAHALDGLERRPEKKLSSDS